A single genomic interval of Arachis duranensis cultivar V14167 chromosome 7, aradu.V14167.gnm2.J7QH, whole genome shotgun sequence harbors:
- the LOC107459734 gene encoding BRAP2 RING ZnF UBP domain-containing protein 2 isoform X2 gives MSTSWRSSTAVSSPPIPIPIPIPIPIPNEEPSSFSTSVFNFSSGNPRIEETRGLMHLFPDQDSPSTLPFGRKPLVCVVGVPNHMTYADFCQFCGSFLHHILEMRIVRMDGTEDQYSVLIRFDDQDSTDSFFKHYNGRRFSSLEVEICRVLFTLDVQYTGSIEHAQPSNATSTEQPTCPVCLERLDQDTSGILTTICNHSFHCSCISKWADSSCPVCRYCQQQAEKSICSVCRTTENLWICVICGFVGCGRYKAGHAIMHWKETQHCYALDVETKRVWDFAGDNYVHRLIQSKTDGKLVELNTHCVHAENGCGSCSCEDNSISEALLNSKVEAIVNEYNELLATQLENQKSYFESLLQEVKEETETKISKAVQKAVSLKQQKIQAKIDRCNKEKKFLEELNENLVKNEDAWKAKLLEIEESLDIS, from the exons ATGTCTACTAGCTGGCGTTCCAGCACTGCCGTTTCATCACCGCCAATCCCAATTCCAATTCCAATTCCAATTCCAATCCCCAACGAGGAGCCTTCATCATTCTCCACCTCCGTCTTCAACTTCTCCTCCGGAAACCCTAGGATCGAGGAGACCCGCGGCCTCATGCATCTCTTCCCCGACCAAGATTCCCCTTCTACCCTCCCTTTTGGACGCAAACCCCTCGTCTGCGTCGTCGGCGTCCCCAATCACATGACCTACGCCGACTTCTGCCAGTTCTGTGGTTCCTTCCTTCACCACATCCTTGAGATGCGCATTGTCAG AATGGATGGAACGGAAGATCAGTACAGCGTTTTGATCCGCTTCGACGATCAAGACTCCACCGACAGCTTCTTCAAGCATTACAATGGCCGCCGTTTCTCCTCTCTGGAG GTTGAGATTTGCCGTGTTCTTTTCACGTTGGATGTGCAGTACACTGGTTCCATTGAACATGCCCAACCATCCAATGCTACCTCCACTGAACAGCCCACATGTCCAGTTTGCCTTG AGCGGTTAGATCAAGACACCAGTGGAATTCTCACTACTATATGTAATCATTCTTTTCATTGTTCGTGCATATCAAAATGGGCTGATTCTTCTTGTCCT GTGTGCCGCTATTGCCAACAGCAAGCTGAAAAATCGATATGTTCTGTTTGTCGGACCACTGAGAACCTTTGGATATGTGTTATATGCGGATTTGTTGGTTGTGGAAG ATATAAAGCAGGACATGCCATCATGCACTGGAAAGAGACACAGCATTGCTATGCCCTAGACGTGGAAACTAAGCGTGTGTGGGATTTTGCGGGAGACAACTATGTTCATAGACTTATTCAGTCCAAAACCGATGGGAAGTTGGTTGAGCTGAACACTCACTGTGTTCATGCAGAGAATGGGTGTGGAAGTTGCAGCTGTGAAGATAATTCTATAAGCGAGGCGTTACTTAATAGTAAAGTTGAAGCA ATTGTCAATGAGTACAATGAATTGCTTGCTACTCAACTTGAAAACCAAAAATCT TATTTTGAGTCGTTGTTACAAGAGGTAAAAGAAGAAACTGAGACAAAAATCTCTAAAGCTGTTCAGAAGGCTGTCAGTCTTAAACAACAGAAGATTCAGGCCAAGATTGACAGATGTAACAAAGAGAAGAAATTTCTGGAGGAG
- the LOC107459734 gene encoding BRAP2 RING ZnF UBP domain-containing protein 2 isoform X3, which translates to MSTSWRSSTAVSSPPIPIPIPIPIPIPNEEPSSFSTSVFNFSSGNPRIEETRGLMHLFPDQDSPSTLPFGRKPLVCVVGVPNHMTYADFCQFCGSFLHHILEMRIVRMDGTEDQYSVLIRFDDQDSTDSFFKHYNGRRFSSLEVEICRVLFTLDVQYTGSIEHAQPSNATSTEQPTCPVCLERLDQDTSGILTTICNHSFHCSCISKWADSSCPVCRYCQQQAEKSICSVCRTTENLWICVICGFVGCGRYKAGHAIMHWKETQHCYALDVETKRVWDFAGDNYVHRLIQSKTDGKLVELNTHCVHAENGCGSCSCEDNSISEALLNSKVEAIVNEYNELLATQLENQKSYFESLLQEVKEETETKISKAVQKAVSLKQQKIQAKIDRCNKEKKFLEELNENLVKNEDAWKAKLLEIEER; encoded by the exons ATGTCTACTAGCTGGCGTTCCAGCACTGCCGTTTCATCACCGCCAATCCCAATTCCAATTCCAATTCCAATTCCAATCCCCAACGAGGAGCCTTCATCATTCTCCACCTCCGTCTTCAACTTCTCCTCCGGAAACCCTAGGATCGAGGAGACCCGCGGCCTCATGCATCTCTTCCCCGACCAAGATTCCCCTTCTACCCTCCCTTTTGGACGCAAACCCCTCGTCTGCGTCGTCGGCGTCCCCAATCACATGACCTACGCCGACTTCTGCCAGTTCTGTGGTTCCTTCCTTCACCACATCCTTGAGATGCGCATTGTCAG AATGGATGGAACGGAAGATCAGTACAGCGTTTTGATCCGCTTCGACGATCAAGACTCCACCGACAGCTTCTTCAAGCATTACAATGGCCGCCGTTTCTCCTCTCTGGAG GTTGAGATTTGCCGTGTTCTTTTCACGTTGGATGTGCAGTACACTGGTTCCATTGAACATGCCCAACCATCCAATGCTACCTCCACTGAACAGCCCACATGTCCAGTTTGCCTTG AGCGGTTAGATCAAGACACCAGTGGAATTCTCACTACTATATGTAATCATTCTTTTCATTGTTCGTGCATATCAAAATGGGCTGATTCTTCTTGTCCT GTGTGCCGCTATTGCCAACAGCAAGCTGAAAAATCGATATGTTCTGTTTGTCGGACCACTGAGAACCTTTGGATATGTGTTATATGCGGATTTGTTGGTTGTGGAAG ATATAAAGCAGGACATGCCATCATGCACTGGAAAGAGACACAGCATTGCTATGCCCTAGACGTGGAAACTAAGCGTGTGTGGGATTTTGCGGGAGACAACTATGTTCATAGACTTATTCAGTCCAAAACCGATGGGAAGTTGGTTGAGCTGAACACTCACTGTGTTCATGCAGAGAATGGGTGTGGAAGTTGCAGCTGTGAAGATAATTCTATAAGCGAGGCGTTACTTAATAGTAAAGTTGAAGCA ATTGTCAATGAGTACAATGAATTGCTTGCTACTCAACTTGAAAACCAAAAATCT TATTTTGAGTCGTTGTTACAAGAGGTAAAAGAAGAAACTGAGACAAAAATCTCTAAAGCTGTTCAGAAGGCTGTCAGTCTTAAACAACAGAAGATTCAGGCCAAGATTGACAGATGTAACAAAGAGAAGAAATTTCTGGAGGAG